A window of the Equus przewalskii isolate Varuska chromosome 10, EquPr2, whole genome shotgun sequence genome harbors these coding sequences:
- the VAMP2 gene encoding vesicle-associated membrane protein 2 isoform X1, with translation MSATAATAPPAAPTGEGGPPAPPPNLTSNRRLQQTQAQVDEVVDIMRVNVDKVLERDQKLSELDDRADALQAGASQFETSAAKLKRKYWWKNLKMMIILGVICAIILIIIIVYFSS, from the exons AT GTCGGCTACCGCTGCCACCGCCCCCCCCGCCGCCCCAACTGGGGAGGGAGGCCCCCCTGCACCCCCTCCAAACCTCACCAGTAACAGGAGACTGCAGCAGACCCAGGCTCAGGTGGATGAG gtggtAGACATCATGAGAGTGAACGTGGACAAGGTCCTGGAGAGGGACCAGAAGCTGTCGGAGCTGGACGATCGTGCAGACGCACTTCAGGCAGGGGCCTCCCAGTTTGAAACAAGTGCAGCCAAGCTCAAGCGCAAATACTGGTGGAAAAACCTCAAG atGATGATCATTTTGGGAGTGATTTGcgccatcatcctcatcatcatcatcg TTTACTTCAGCTCTTAA
- the VAMP2 gene encoding vesicle-associated membrane protein 2 isoform X2, which produces MRSATAATAPPAAPTGEGGPPAPPPNLTSNRRLQQTQAQVDEVVDIMRVNVDKVLERDQKLSELDDRADALQAGASQFETSAAKLKRKYWWKNLKMMIILGVICAIILIIIIVYFSS; this is translated from the exons ATGAG GTCGGCTACCGCTGCCACCGCCCCCCCCGCCGCCCCAACTGGGGAGGGAGGCCCCCCTGCACCCCCTCCAAACCTCACCAGTAACAGGAGACTGCAGCAGACCCAGGCTCAGGTGGATGAG gtggtAGACATCATGAGAGTGAACGTGGACAAGGTCCTGGAGAGGGACCAGAAGCTGTCGGAGCTGGACGATCGTGCAGACGCACTTCAGGCAGGGGCCTCCCAGTTTGAAACAAGTGCAGCCAAGCTCAAGCGCAAATACTGGTGGAAAAACCTCAAG atGATGATCATTTTGGGAGTGATTTGcgccatcatcctcatcatcatcatcg TTTACTTCAGCTCTTAA